The Streptomyces nigra genome includes the window GCCGCGCCGGACGGTGAGGTCGACGCCTTTGAGGACCTCCAGCTTGCCGTACCGCTTGCGCACACCTTCGGCGTGCACCATCGGCACGCTCGCGTGGTCGTGCTGCGTCGGCACGCTCTCGTCGTGCTGCGTCGCCACGCTCTCGTCGTGCCGCGTCGCCACGCGCTGGTCGTGGCCAGTCGGGGCGCTGCGGTCGTGCCCGGTCGGGGCGCTGCCGTCGTGCATCTTGGGGGCGCTCACCGGCCCGCCTCCTTGTTCTTCACGCGAGTGGGCCGGGCGGCTGTGCCGAGCAGGCGCCGCAGGGGCGCCACGTGCTGGGGGCCGGCGGTGCCGCGGCCGTAGCGCCGCTCCAGCCAGGCCTGCGGGATGCCGAGCAGCGTGACCAGGGCGAGATACCACAGGCTCGCCACCACCAGCATGGGGATGACCTGGTAGTTCTGGGCGTACACGTCCTGGATGTTGGACATGAGGTCGTGCGCGGAGATGACCGAGACCAAGGCGGTCATCTTCAGCATGTTGATGGTCTCGTTGCCCATCGGCGGGATGATGACGCGCATCGCCTGTGGCAGCACGATCCGGCGCATGGTCAGGGCGGGACGCATACCGAGCGAGTGCGCGGCCTCGGTCTGCCCCTGGTCGACGGACTGGATGCCCGCGCGCACGATCTCTGAGGCGTAGGCGGCCTCGTTGAGCCCGAGGGCGAGCAGCGCCGCGACCGCAGGCGTCAGCAGGGTGTTGGTCTCCGTCTGGAAGAAGGTGACATCGGTGAAGGGGATGCCGATCTTCACGTACTTGTAGAGGGCGGCGGCATACCCCCAGAAGATGATCTGCACGAGCAGCGGGGTCCCACGGAAGACCCACACGAAGGCGGTGGCGATGCCGTACAGGACGGGGCTGGCCGACAGCCGCATGACGGCGATGAGCGTGCCCAGTCCGAGGCCGAGCGCCATGGCCGCGGCGGTCAGCCAGAGCGTCGTGCTCAGCCCGTCGAAGACGAGATCCGCGAACAGGTAGTCTCCGACGACGTCCCAGCGCAGGTTGTCGTTCTTGGCGAGCGAGCCGATGAGCCCGACGAGCGCCAGCACCGACACGACCGCGGCGAACCAGCGGGCGTAGTTGCGGACCGGGACGACCTCGAGCTCCGGTGCCCTCTCCCGGCCCGCGTGCGGGGTCTCCGGCGCGTTCTTCGTGACGGTCATGCTCAGTCCACCGCCGCGTTACGGGTGGCTTCCTTCACCGCGATCGAGGCCACGCCGTACTTGTCGAAGATCTTGGTGAGGGTGCCGTCGTCGATGAGGCTCTGGAGAGCCTTCTGGATCGCGTCGGTCAGCTCGGGCAGCTGCTTGCTGACGGCGATGCCGTTCGGCGAGGCGTTGTAGCCGCCCGGTGCGGCGGGGTCCTCCACCAGGTCGAAGGCCTTACCGCTGTCGGCGGTCTTGGCCACCCAGCCGGCGGCGGGCTTGGTGAGGACCTGGGCTGCGACCTTGCCGGAGCGCAGGGCGAGCTGGGCGTCGGAGTCCTTGGGATAGGTCAGGATGCCGATCTTCCCCTTGCCCGCGGCGGCACATTCCCTCTGGTGGGACTTCAGCAGGGTGAGCTGGTTGGTGGCGGCCTGGACGGCGACCTTCCGGCCGCACAGGCCGTCCAGGTCGGTGATCCTGGCGGGGTTGCCGTCGGCGACGAGGATGCCGGAACCGGACTGGGAGTAGTCGACGAAGTCGACGACCTGCTGACGCTCCTTGTTGTCGGTGATGGCGGACATGGCGGCGTCGAACTTGCCGGCCTGGAGGGCGGGCACGATCCCGTCGAACTTCTGCGGAGTGAAGGCGAAGTTCACACCCAGCTTCGCGCCCAGCGCCCGACCGAGGTCGTAGTCCAGGCCGGTGAGCTCGCTCTCCCCCTCCTTCACGAACATCTCGAACGGCGGGTAGGGAACGTCGGTCGCCACGCGTACCTTCCCGGCCTTCTTGATCTGCTCCGGCAGCTTGTCGTGCAGGGCCGGGTCCTTCTTGATCTCCACTCCGGCGACGGAGACCCTGCTCGCCGCCGCGGGAGCGGGGTCGTCGGCGTCCCCGCAGGCGGTGAGGGCGGTGAGGGCCAGAGCCGCCGCGGCGGCGGCCGGGACACGCTGGGCGAGACGAGTGTTCATCGTGGCGGAACCTCTCGGGATTTCTGCCGACGGACCCCTGCCGTCGACAACACAGCAGGGAAGTTACAGAAAGACCCAGCAATTGGCTAGATGTATCGGACGTTACGTTGATGTGAAACGACTGAAGAGGATCGGCGTGCCTGAGGAGATGCCCTCTGTCCTGGGCTTTCTGCGGGGCGGGCGACTCACGACCCGAGACGGTCGGCATACATCCATAGCTCGCCATGACCGATCTGTATCTTCCGATACCGGCCACACGGGGCGGACCCGCCGCTCACGGGAACGACGGGTCCGCGGACGGAGGTGCCGGTGCGCTCCCGGCCGCCAGAGGGAGCCGGCGGCCGGGGCCGCACCGGCGAGGTCAGGAACGCTCCGGGGGCATTCGCGTGCGCTTTCCCCTGGCCGGGACGGACGTTCGCCCGGGACAGATCCCCGTCGTAGTGCGCCCTGAGCCGAGGGTCCATGACACGCCGCCACACGGGCGGGAACCAGGCGACCACGATCATGGTGGCGTAGCCGGAGGGGAGTTGCGGGGCCTCGTCGAAATGGCGCAGCGTCTGATAGCGGCGCAGCGGGTTGGCGTGATGGTCGGAGTGCCGTTGCAACTGGAACAGCAGCAGATTGCTGACCGTGTGTTGCTGTTCCAGCTGTGCCGGGGAGTGACACGTTCATAGCGCCCGTCCTGACGGCGCCGTCGCAGCAGCCCGTAGTGCTCCAGGTAGTTGACCGTCTCCAGCAGACAGAACCCGATCACCGCCTGAAGGAGCAGGAAGGCAGGACGACCGGACCGAAGGCGACGGCCAGCACCGCGAAAAGGGCTGCGGTCAGCGCCCATGCCGTCAGGACGTCGTTGTGCGGCTGACGACGGGGCGTCCGCGGCGCTCCAGCCGACGCCGCTCCAGGTGCCAGGCCGAGCGCGCACTGCCCGTGACGGCACGAGGGAGAAGCGCCAGAAGCTCTCGCCATACGTGAACTGGCGTGATCCTCGGGCGTGGCCACGCGCACATGATGACCATGGTTGTGCTCGACGTAGAAGTGGCCGTAGCCGCTCTGGGCGAGCGCCATCCGGCTCAACCGCCGCTCCAACTGCTCGCGCTTGTGTCCCAGTTCGTGTGCGGTGTTGATGGCCACCCCGCCACGACGCCGGTGGTGGCGGCAAGGCCGAGGCCGTCCGCGACCGACAGCGTGCCGCCGGCCCACTGATCGCACGCCCACACCAGCGCACCGAATTGAAGCGGCAGGTACAGGTACGTGCACCAGCGGTAGTAGCGGTCCGCCTCCAGGCTTGCCATCGCCGCTCGGCGGATTGGCGCTGTCCCTGCCCGTGGCGTGATCGAGCAGGGGCAGAAGGACGAATGAGAAGAACGGCCCCCACCACCACAGAACCCAGCACCCGTCAGGGAGACGAGACCGGCCGCCTGAAACGGCAGAGTCGGGACGACCAGAGCCAGGGCCAGAGGCACCGCTTCGGGTCACGCCACGTCGGGCATCTTCGTCGCCGCGCTTCGTCATGAGGTTCCCTTCTATGGGACGTTGCGCCTCCACCGCCGAGTTCAGGGAAGCGGCGGAGGCGCAACTGGGGGGAGCCCCGAGCGTGCCAGCCGCCCATGGCACTGACAAACCCAGCGCAGTGTAAATATTCTGACGCAGCGTCAATTCCGATGGAGCGCCACCCTCAGCATCCGTCTCGAAGGAACCCGTACCTCCGTCGGCTGGGGTCGCTCTGGCACACTGCTGCGATGGCCGCTGCCGATCCCGCCGTGAGACCGCCTCATCCGCCGCGCGTGGCGTGGCGCCTCCAGATGAGGGAGCGCGTCCTGGAGGAGGCCTGGACCCTGGCCGCGCAGAACGGCTGGGACCGGGTGCGGGTCGCGGACCTGGCGGAGCGGTCCGAGGTCTCAAGGCCGTCGATATACAAGGAGTTCGGCGATCGGGCCGGAGTCGGTCAGGCCCTGGTGGAGCGGGAGACGGAGCGGTTCCTGACCCGGCTCGCGGCCGTGCTGGACTCCGGCGGGGGCGACGTCGCCGGTGCCCTGCGCAGAGGAGTCGCGCACACGCTCGACGAGGGCAGACGCAACCCGTTCATCCGGGCCGTGCTCACCGCCGCACGCGGGGAACAGACGCCCTGCTTCCGTTCCTGACGAGTCGGCCGGACCCGGTGTTCTCCTCGGCACGTGAGCTGCTGAGCGCCTGGCTGACCGATGCCGTGCCCGACGCCGGCCAGGCGCGGCGCGAGGAGGCGGCGGACCTCGCCGTACGGCTCACGCTCAGCCACATGCTCCTGCCGGTGCCCGGGCAGGGCGACGTCTCCGAACGGGTCACGCGCGCGGTGTGCGCCGTTCTGAACCATTGACGTGCCCCACCGTGCGGCGGTCTTCGCCGCGGCCGGGAGCGTCTTCGTCCACGCGGCAGAAGACGGCCTGGGGACCGTGGTGGTCCTCCCCCGGCCCACGGGCGGGCTCCTCACGCAAGAAGAGCCAGACACTCCGTCAACTTCGGCCAGGGCTCGACTGTTTGAGACATTGAAAGATCAATAGTGTGACCCTCGAGCACCAAGCGTCTACCTCAAGGAGTCCCGTGTCCGCTGCCGCGCAGCCTCTCGACATCCTCTCCCCCGCGTTCGCGGCGGATCCCTATCCCACGTACGCGGTGATGCGGGAGAAAGAGCCTCTGATCTGGCACGAGGCCACCCAGAGCTACATCCTCTCCCGCTACGACGACGTCGAGCGCGTCTTCAAGGACAAGAAGTCCGAGTTCACCACGGACAACTACAACTGGCAGCTCGAGCCGGTGCACGGCAGGACGATCCTGCAGATGAGCGGGCGTGAGCACGCGGTGCGCCGGGCCCTGGTTGCTCCCGCCTTCCGGGGCAGCGACCTCCAGGAGAAGTTCCTGCCGGTCATCGAACGCAACTCCCGCGACCTCATAGACACCTTCCGCGACTCCGGGTCCGCCGACATCGTCAGCGACTACGCAACTCGATTTCCGGTCAACGTCATCGCCGACATGCTCGGGCTGGACAAGGCCGACCACACCCGCTTCCACGGGTGGTACACGGCCGTCATCGCCTTCCTCGGCAACCTCTCGGGCGACCCGGAGGTGACGGCCGCGGGGGAACGGACCCGGGTGGAGTTCGCCGAGTACATGATCCCGATCATCCAGGAGCGGCGCGAGAAGCCGGGCGACGACCTGCTGTCGGCGCTGTGCGCCGCCGAGGTGGACGGTGTCCGGATGAGCGACGAGGACATCAAGGCGTTCTGCAGTCTGCTGCTCGCCGCCGGCGGTGAGACCACGGACAAGGCGATCGCCAGCATCCTGGCCAATCTGCTGATGCATCCCGAGCAACTGGCAGCGGTCAGCGAGGACCGGAGCCTGATTCCGGCGGCGTTCGCTGAGACGCTGCGCTACACCCCGCCGGTCCACATGATCATGCGCCAGTCGGCCGTGGACGTCGAGGTCAGCGGCGGGACCATCCCGGCCGGGGCCACGGTGACCTGTCTGATCGGCGCCGCCAACCGGGACGAGCGGCGCTACCGCGAGCCCGACCGCTTCGACATCTTCCGCGACGACCTCAGCACGACATCGGCGTTCTCCGCCGCCGCCGACCATCTCGCCTTCGCGCTCGGCCGGCACTTCTGCGTCGGAGCCCTGCTGGCCAAGGCCGAGGTGGAGACCGGCGTCAACCAGCTGCTGGACGCCATGCCCGATCTTCGGCTCGCCGACGGCTTCGACCCGGTGGAGCAGGGCGTGTTCACCCGCGGCCCGCAGTCGCTGCCGGTGCGCTTCACGCCGGTCACCACCTGACCCGCGCAAGGGGCGCGCCTCACTCCCGGAGGGCAGCGGCGCACGCCACCAGGGCCGCCGTACACCGTGAATGGCCGGTGCCCGCGAACTCGCAGGCACCGGACCGGACGGCTGAGCGGCGGCGCGCCTGAGGGCTGTCCCGTCATTCCCGGTGGATCGGCGCGCGGCGTCATGTGCGGTGCATCGCAAGGCGGAGGGCCCGTCCGCATACTGGATGTATGCGGACGACCCGACAGCGCGGCGAGGTGCCGTGGCTGACGTCGCGCGCCCGCCGGGAAGGACGGGACAGCCCTCAGTGTGCTGCCGGGGTGAACTCCACGGGCAGGGACTTCAGTCCCCGCATCCAGATGGACGGGCGCCAGGCCAGCTCCTCCGGTTCGACGCCCAGCACCAGGTCGGGCAGATGCTCCATGAGCGTCTCGACGGCCGTCCTCGCCATCACGTCCGCCAGGAGGGGGCGGGGTAGGGACAGCGGTGTTCGCCGTTGCTGAAGGACAGGTGGGCGGAGTTCTCGGCACCGACGTGGGAGTCCGGCCAGATCTGCGGGTCGGTGTTGGCCGCGGCGAGGCCCAGCACGAGGCAGTCTCCCTCGCGGATGAGCCGGCCCCCAGCTGGGTGTCGCGCACGGCCCAGCGGCCGATGAAGTTCTGGGTGGGTGTGTCCAGCCACAGCACTTCGTTGAGGGCGTCGCCGACGCTGACCCGGCCGCCGGAGACATTGACCGCGAAGCGCTCATCGGTGAGCAGCAGACGCAGGGTGTTGCAGATCCAGTTGGCGGTGGGCTGCTGCGCGGCGGCGATGACGGAGATCAGGTCCTGGACGATCTCCTCGTCGGTGAGCCCGGCCGGATCCAGCAGCATCCGCGAGGTGACGTCGGGGCCGGGCTGCTCCCGCTTCTCCTTCACCAGCTGCATGATGCGCGCACCGACACGCCCGTAGGCGGCCACGGGTCGTCGCCCTCACCGGCGTCGAGGGAGATCCGGAGGTCCTCGACGAGTTGCTCGGTGTCCGCGCTGCCCTGCGTCATGCCGCACATCCACAGCACGGCGCGGGCCGGCAGCGCGTGGGCGTACGCGCTCATCAGCTCGGCGTGGCCCCTGCCGGAGAAGCCGGCGATCAGCTGCTCGGCGATCAGCTGGCACTCGCGGGCCAGTTCGAACTGGTCGACGCCCTCCAGTGCCTGGGTGATCACCCCGGCGCGGCGCTGGTGCTCGGCACCCTCGGTGAACAGCACGGAGGGCTGGTATCCGACGAAGGGCATCAGGGGCCAGTCCGGCGGGATGTTCGGCCACTGGTTCCAGCGCCGGGAGTCCCGGGCGAACAGTTCGTCGTGGCTGGTGACGAAGGTGACCTCGGAATAGCCGAGCACCAGCCAGGCGGGGATGTCGTTGTCGAGCAGCACCGGCGCGACGGCGCCGTGTTCGCGCCGCAGGGCGCGGTACAGCTGGGCGGGCGTCTGCTGGTATTCCAGGCCGCCCAGGTGCACGGCAGAGGAGTGGGCCGGACAGCCGGGCGGAGGCGTGGCCCCGGGAGCGGAGCCGAAGGTGTCGCTCATGCTGTGCTCTCCTGGGACAGTGCCAGCGCATACAGGTGGTTGACCAGGGTGATGAGGACCTCTTTGCAGGACGACCTGAGCCGGGCGTCGCAGTCGACCATCGGCACGTGCTCGCCCAGGGCGAGTGCCTGGCGGATCTCTTCGAGCGAGAAGCGGGCGTCGTCGCCGTCGAAGCGGTTGACGGCCACCACGAACGGCGTGCCGTGGTGCTCGAGCCGGTCTATCGCGTACCAGGAGTCCTCCATGCGGCGGGTGTCGACCAGCACCACGGCGCCCAGCGTGCCGGAGAACAGGCGGTCCCACAGGAACCAGAAGCGCTCCTGACCGGGGGCGCCGAACAGGTACAACACCATGCGCTGGCTGAGGCTGATGCGCCCGAAGTCGAAGGCCACGGTCGTGGTGTTCTTGTTCTCCACGCCTTTGGTCTCGTCGATGCCGTACCCGGCCTGCGTCATCACCTCCTCGGTGTTCAGGGGCCGGATCTCGCTGACGGAGCGCACCATGGTGGTCTTCCCGACACCGAAACCGCCTACGACGACGATCTTCAGGCCGGTCTCGGCGGCATCGGCCAGCGGCGTGCGCTGCGAAGGCAGCTCAGAGGTTACGGAGCCCATGGAGGACCTCCTGGAGCAGGGCGGTTTCGGGGAGGCCGGCGACGGATTCGGCGGCGCGGGGATGGCGGGCGCTGACCTTGCCCATGTCGTGCAGGTCGCCGAGCAGAATCCGCACCACGGTGACGGGCAGCGCCAGTTCGGCCGAGATCTCGACCACGGCCGTGGGATGCCGGCACATCTCCAGGATGCGGGCGTGCTCGGACTGCATCCCGGAGGCGGGCTCGCTCTCGCTGACGACCAGCGTCACCAGGTCGAAGAAGTCGTCGGCCTCGCTGCGCCCACCCGTGACCATGTAGAGCCGGTCGGGATCACCGATGTCCACGGGTTTGCGGATCACGTGGTGGCACCCCTGCTGGCGGGAGTACGGGGCTCGGCCCGCAGGTGCTCGCCGATCTGCTGGACCAGTTCGGTCATCTGGTGGCCCACCACGCCCGGGTCGGCGCTCTCGTCGGCGATGACCGCCAAGTGGGCGCCGTCGCCGGCCTCCACGATGAACAGCAGGCCACCGTGGAATTCGGTCATCGCGTGCCGCACGCCGCCGGTGCCGTCGCCGAACTCCACCGAGGCGCCCTGGGACAGCGCCTGGATTCCGGAACAGATGGCGGCCAGTTGGTCGGCCTGGTCGAGCGTCATGTGCTCCGTCCAGCACAGCTTCAGCCCGTCCCGGGACAGGACGAGGGCGTGGCGTGTGCCCGGCGTGCGCTCCATGAGGTTCGTCAGGAGCCAGCTCAGGCTGGTGTCAGTGGTCTCCATGGTGGGTGGGGCGGGGTGCGACCGTTCGCGGGTCACCCGGCCCGTACCTCCAATCCAACGAGGTGGGGCGATCAGTACGGGAGTGGTGGGCGAGGGCGCCCGGTGGGCTGGGGTGCGCGGCCTACTCGTCGCGCGAGGCCTCCTGCGGGTCATCGGTACCGGCTTCCCCGGCGCCGTGCCGACCGCGATGGAAGGCGCCGAAGCGGCTTCCCGCGTCGCGAGCCGGGCCCTGCTCCCCCTGCTGAGCGGGGGACGTTTCGGCTGCCGGCCGAGGGCGTCCCCGCTCCGCCTCGGCCATGGTGCGGCCGGGGGCCCGCACGGGCAGGCCCCCCGGAGTAGCCGGGCCGCGCCCACGTGAGCCGGCGGCGGGGGTGTCCGTGTCGGCTGTGCGCGAGCGCACCGGCAGCGGCTTCTCCGCGGCCGGGGCCGGTCCGGGCGCGGGGACCGGCGCGGAGGCTGCCGCTTCCCGACTGCGGCGGGGACTCGCCGGGGCGACGGGCTCGCGCTGCTGGGCCATCAGTTGAGGCGGCAGGAGGACGACGACGCCGGTGCCGCCGCGCGAGGAAGGGCGGTAGTTGACGCTGATGCCGTACTTGGAGGCGACCCGCCCCACGACCGCCAGCCCCAGCCGGGTGCCCTGCAACGAGGCCAGGTCGGTCACCCGGCCCGCGACAGCCTCCTCCGCGCGATGCATGGCGGCGTCGGACATCTTCAGGCCACTGTCCTCGATCGTGACGACGAGTCCGGCGCTGCGCTCCTCCACGTAGACGTGGACCTCGTCGATGGGCGGCGAGAAGTTGGCAGCGTTGTCCATGAGTTCGGCCAGCAGGTGCATCACCCCCTCGGCGGCGAAGCCCGAGATGGCGGCTTTGCTGGAGCTGTGCAGGCGCACCCGCCGGTAGGCGGCGATCCGGCCGACCGCGCCACGCAGAACGCTCTCGACCACGATCGGCTTGTTCCAGACGCGGCTGGAACGGCCGCCCATCAGGAGGGCCAGCCGGTCGGTCATCAGGCCCAGCTGCGACGTGCTGTGGTCCAGGCGCAGCAGGTCGCCGAAGACCTCCTCACCGTGCCGCTCCTGCATGTCGCGCAGGTCGGCGAGCATGCTGACGGTCTTGGCCTGCACCCGGCTCAGAGCCTTGGCGGACGCTGCCTGGGCGGCGGCCGAACGGCGCTCGCTGTAGGCGAGTTCACGCACGAACCACTCGGCGGGGTCGCGCAGCAGCGGACTACGCGGCCAGTCGAACTTGGCCAGGACGGTGTCCGCGGAGCTTCCCTCGCGCAGCAACGCGACGGCGGAGGGCAGCGTCTCGGCGGTCAGACGCTTGAGTTCGGTGCTGCCCTGGGCCAGTTCGCCGCGCAGGGTCTCCAGTTCGGACTCGGCGTGGACGGCTCTGCGGACCAGCGCGTCGAGTTCGGTGGCGAAGACCTCCAGCAACTGGCGCAGGTGCGGATCGGACGGCGGTGTGACGCGAGCGAGAGCATCGTCGGTCCGGGTCCCGCCTTTCACCTGATGCACGAGGCCCGGCAGGGTGACGTTGACCAGCTGGGAGGTCTCCGCGCCCTGCTGCATCCAGTGCTTGCGGGCCATCTCCAGCTCGTCGCTGCGGGATGCGGCGTCCCGGCGGGCCGTGCGCAGCAGGCGGGCGGCGACGGCGACGAGGAGCGCCGTGCACACCCAGGCGACTGCCGCGGTGCCGGTCACCCAGCCGCGGGCCTCGGCGGGGGCCACGACGATGACGGCCGCGGCGCTCACGGCAGTGACGAGGAGCGCGGCAGGGAACACGGCCGGCGAGGAGCGCGCCCCTTTCGCACTCCGGCGCTGGCGGGGGCGGGCAGGCACTGACATTCCGGGGTCCCTCGGTCCTTGGCGGCAGCAGTCCTGGTGACGACTGGAGGTCGCCCTTGATCAGGGCGGCGGTGGGCGCCACTCGTGACCCTTCCGGGTCGGGCACGCCGCCATGCTAGTCACCGAGCCGTGCCAGAAAGCCCGGCCTGAGTGCCCTGCCGTGGCACCGGTTGAATTCGTCGGGAAACATCCATTGTCACGTACGCGTGTGATATTTGACGTCGCCTCATCTGACCGCCATGGAGCCCGCATTCAGGCAATGAGTCGGCGTCGAAGAGTTCAACCGAGACCGAGCCGCAGCCAGATGCGGCCTGGGAAATGAACATTTTGAGCCAACTATCTGTCCCGGTTCGCTCAAGGAAACCGCCGTGAATCAGCACAGTCTCGGCGAAGCGGCCCCGGAGACCGTACCAGCCCCAGGTGCCGACTCACGGAGAGAGAGCGACGGGCCGGAGCGCCTCGGTGATCAGTGGATCGCCCTGCCGGAGCCCGGCGGGCTCGCCCGGCCCGCCGGAGGGCGCTTTCCGCACTGCGCCGTGTTTCGCCGGGCTGCCGCTCAAGGGCCGGGTCGTTCGTGCCGTGCGGCCGAGAATCGGAGGAGCGCAATTCGCTCTCCAGGCCGAGGCAGCGGCGATCGGATGGGAGACGCGGAGTCGGCCCAGGTCGGCCCCGACCTCCATAGGGGGCCCGGGTCAGAGGACGTCGTAGGTGCGGGCGAGCATCCGTACGGTGGCGGCGATGGCCCGGCGCAGTTCGATCGGGGCGACGACTTCGACGTCCCCGCCGAGCCGTAGCAGCTCGCCGCATGCGTGCTCGACGCCTTCGATCGGGATGACCGCCTCCACCCATTCGGTGCCGGGGACGGCGGTCGCCGTGGAGTCGACCGCCCGCACCACCTCCGGGGCGACGTTGTCGGGCAGGCGCCGACGCCCTCGGGGCGACAGACGGATGGTGGCCTCGCCGGTGTAGCGACGCGCCTGGAATTCCGCGAGATAGGTATCCCAGTGCGCACCCAGGTCGAAGTCCTGCGGCCGGTCGAAACGCTCGTCGCCCACGCTCGCGTCGATGATGTGGGCGACACGATAGGTCGCCATCCCGCGGTCCGTGGCGGCCACGAGGTACCAGACGCCGGACTTGAGCACCAGGCCGTACGGACGAAGGCGGCGCTGCACTTCCTGCGGCACCCGCCAGCGGCGGTACCGCACGTCCACCGTGTGCCCGGTGCGTACCGCGTCGACGAACAGCGTGAGATGCGGGGCCCGTTCGGGCTCCCGGTACCAACCGGGGGCGTCCACGTGGAACACGGCGGCGGTACGCGCGGCCTCTTCGCGCAGTCCGGTCGGCAGCGCGGCCAGCAGCTTCAGCCGTGCCGCCACCGCTTCCGCCGCAAGCCCCAAGTCGGCGGCGGCGCCGGGCAGTCCGGCGAAGAGGAGCGCCCGTGCCTCGCCTTCGCTCAGCCCGGTCAGACGGGTGCGATATCCGTCCAGCAGCTGGTAGCCGCCCCCGGGCCCGGGCTCCGCGTAGACCGGAACCCCCGCCGCCTGGAGTCGAGCCAGGTCACGATACGCGGTCCGGACGGACACGCCCAGCTCATCGGCGATCGCCCGCGCGGACAGGCGCCCACGGGACTGGAGCAACAGCAGAACGGACAACAACCGACTGGCAGACACGGACGCATTCTCCTCGGAAAACCCTGACAGCACCTGGCACACGACTCCCCTACCGTCGACCGGCGTCCGGCCCCGGCTCCCGCCGGACGGGCCACACGCCCCCGCCCTGCCCGCCCCAGGACGAACGACTGGAGACCCCTGTGCCCCCGTCCCCGCCCCACCTCGTAGACCGCATGTCCGTGATCGAGCTCCGGCAGTACACGCTGCGTCCCGGCCGGCGCGACGACTTCGTCGAGTTGTTCGACCGGGAGTTCGTCGAGTCGCAGGAGGAGGCCGGGATGACCGTGCTCGGCCAATTCCGGGATGTCGATGATCCGGACCGCTTCGTCTGGCTGCGCGGCTTCCGGGACATGACGACGCGTCATCGCGCCCTCACCGCCTTCTACGGCGGACCTGTCTGGGCCAGGCACGGCGCCCGGGCGAACGACGCCATGATCGACTCGGACGACGTCCTTCTTCTTCGCCCCTCCTCGGCCGACACGAACTTCGCCGTCTCCTCCCGGGCAAGGCCTCCGATCGGCGCACCGTCGCCCGAACGGTTCGTCGCGGCCACCGTGTGGTCCTTCCCGCCGGGGCGAGACGACGGCATCGCACGGATCCGGGACGGCCTGCTCCCCGCTCTCCTCGAGACGGGCCCGGCGCCGCTCGGTCCCCTGATCACCGAGCCCGCACCCAATACATTCCCCAGGCTGCCGGTTCGCGCCGGGGAGAACGTCGCCGTGCTGTTCGCCTCGTACCCCGACGAGAGCGCGTACCTGCGGCATCTCGCCGATGTCCGGGCCCGTCCCCGCGTACGGGACGAGATCCTGCCGGACATCGAGCGAGAGCAGACGGCCGCACCTCGGGTGCTCCGGCTGAGGCCCACGGGCCGCTCGCTCCTCTCCTGACGCCTTCGGGTAATCCGTAGCGGAACGCCGGGCTGATTGGTCCTGAATTCCTTTTCACCTGATCAGGTCTGGGACCAATCCGCGGGGCGAACGGAACCGGATTCCCGGCGTGAGGGACGACGAGAAGGATCAGCGGGTACGAACCCCTTGGCCCCGTAGTGCGTTGGGCGCGCTGGGCGGGGTGCTGGCCGGCTTCGCCGCGCTGGCGGTGGCCGATCTGCTGGCAGGGTTGGCGCGGCCGCAGGCCGGCCCGATCGTCGCGGTGGGCGGCGCGTCCATCGACGCCACGCCGGCCGCGGTCAAGGACTGGGCGGTCCGTCG containing:
- a CDS encoding amino acid ABC transporter permease codes for the protein MTVTKNAPETPHAGRERAPELEVVPVRNYARWFAAVVSVLALVGLIGSLAKNDNLRWDVVGDYLFADLVFDGLSTTLWLTAAAMALGLGLGTLIAVMRLSASPVLYGIATAFVWVFRGTPLLVQIIFWGYAAALYKYVKIGIPFTDVTFFQTETNTLLTPAVAALLALGLNEAAYASEIVRAGIQSVDQGQTEAAHSLGMRPALTMRRIVLPQAMRVIIPPMGNETINMLKMTALVSVISAHDLMSNIQDVYAQNYQVIPMLVVASLWYLALVTLLGIPQAWLERRYGRGTAGPQHVAPLRRLLGTAARPTRVKNKEAGR
- a CDS encoding ABC transporter substrate-binding protein, whose amino-acid sequence is MNTRLAQRVPAAAAAALALTALTACGDADDPAPAAASRVSVAGVEIKKDPALHDKLPEQIKKAGKVRVATDVPYPPFEMFVKEGESELTGLDYDLGRALGAKLGVNFAFTPQKFDGIVPALQAGKFDAAMSAITDNKERQQVVDFVDYSQSGSGILVADGNPARITDLDGLCGRKVAVQAATNQLTLLKSHQRECAAAGKGKIGILTYPKDSDAQLALRSGKVAAQVLTKPAAGWVAKTADSGKAFDLVEDPAAPGGYNASPNGIAVSKQLPELTDAIQKALQSLIDDGTLTKIFDKYGVASIAVKEATRNAAVD
- a CDS encoding TetR/AcrR family transcriptional regulator, which gives rise to MRERVLEEAWTLAAQNGWDRVRVADLAERSEVSRPSIYKEFGDRAGVGQALVERETERFLTRLAAVLDSGGGDVAGALRRGVAHTLDEGRRNPFIRAVLTAARGEQTPCFRS
- a CDS encoding cytochrome P450, with product MSAAAQPLDILSPAFAADPYPTYAVMREKEPLIWHEATQSYILSRYDDVERVFKDKKSEFTTDNYNWQLEPVHGRTILQMSGREHAVRRALVAPAFRGSDLQEKFLPVIERNSRDLIDTFRDSGSADIVSDYATRFPVNVIADMLGLDKADHTRFHGWYTAVIAFLGNLSGDPEVTAAGERTRVEFAEYMIPIIQERREKPGDDLLSALCAAEVDGVRMSDEDIKAFCSLLLAAGGETTDKAIASILANLLMHPEQLAAVSEDRSLIPAAFAETLRYTPPVHMIMRQSAVDVEVSGGTIPAGATVTCLIGAANRDERRYREPDRFDIFRDDLSTTSAFSAAADHLAFALGRHFCVGALLAKAEVETGVNQLLDAMPDLRLADGFDPVEQGVFTRGPQSLPVRFTPVTT
- a CDS encoding GTP-binding protein codes for the protein MGSVTSELPSQRTPLADAAETGLKIVVVGGFGVGKTTMVRSVSEIRPLNTEEVMTQAGYGIDETKGVENKNTTTVAFDFGRISLSQRMVLYLFGAPGQERFWFLWDRLFSGTLGAVVLVDTRRMEDSWYAIDRLEHHGTPFVVAVNRFDGDDARFSLEEIRQALALGEHVPMVDCDARLRSSCKEVLITLVNHLYALALSQESTA
- a CDS encoding DUF742 domain-containing protein; amino-acid sequence: MIRKPVDIGDPDRLYMVTGGRSEADDFFDLVTLVVSESEPASGMQSEHARILEMCRHPTAVVEISAELALPVTVVRILLGDLHDMGKVSARHPRAAESVAGLPETALLQEVLHGLRNL
- a CDS encoding roadblock/LC7 domain-containing protein; protein product: METTDTSLSWLLTNLMERTPGTRHALVLSRDGLKLCWTEHMTLDQADQLAAICSGIQALSQGASVEFGDGTGGVRHAMTEFHGGLLFIVEAGDGAHLAVIADESADPGVVGHQMTELVQQIGEHLRAEPRTPASRGATT